DNA from Gracilinanus agilis isolate LMUSP501 chromosome 3, AgileGrace, whole genome shotgun sequence:
TTTTAAAAACTGCCACAGTCTGAAATcaaacttaaaatgaaaaaaaaattggtagcTGACAATTATAAGCAAGATATAAAGCACTATAGCATTATCTACATTGCTCCTTACCACACAAACCTTTAAGAGCTAGAGAAGCTTTGTAGAAGTTTAGTCAGTTTTGAAAAAGGCACATGggtgtgggttttttttattattattttttgcattctGAAATTTGACACCATTTCTCTGTCCCTGCCGCAGAGCTGGCCTCACTGAACATTGGGtggaaaaagaaagccaaaagctAAAATTTAATGCCCAGTGACAAATGTGTTTCTGTTCATGCAGACCTGTTTTCTATATATTCTAACATGCATTAGAATGCATGAACATGTATATGTATTCTAATGATTTCACAATGTGATTTTATAATATGCAAAATGTTTCAGGAAGGGCATTGACCTGGGGAAGAAGAAACTTTATCACAATGAAAGTAGCTACATTCATACCAAACAGTATAATAAAGTTGCAATTCAGTTAAGATTCCACTAATCAACTTTTCAAAACTACCCATTTCTGGGAAATTCTCTCTTCTGtggcaaaagtgaaaaaaagaaaatggaaatgaaaaaaaaatcagatctggATAATATGAGCGGTTCAGCAGTATAGGAAATATTCTAGCTTTGGTCCACCTGTTTTCCTAAGGATAGTCACACTGCCCTTagtgtaaaagaaaaacaaacccaaaatgtaaattaaaaaaaatattcctttggtATTTCATCCTAAAACTGGCACAGCTGTTCTGTCCTAGGTTTGTGTTTTTAAAGTCTGTCCATCTACCATGGGTTCAGTCTTTAAATCTTCACCTTGCCCGTGATCTTCCTTACTGGCTTCAGCAGCATCTGCTTGGCTCTCTTTACTCTCTTCTAATTCTCCCTGGTCCATGATTTCAGGGTCCCCTTGCTCTAGGTCGGCATCTTCTAGAAGATCATCCTGTGCCTCCATTTGCATTTGATTTACACGTTCAACATGCAGCTCCTCCACGTGTACTTCGGTCCCTTCTTCCGTATGGATTCGACCCACTTCTAAATAGCTCACTTGGACCTGCTCCGGTAGCTCCTCCACCTGCGTGCCTTGCACCTGATTGTCCTCTAACAGATCTGCGTGGACCTGCTCCACAGTCACTTGGGCTGAATCCACTTGGACCTGAAGCAGTGGCAACACATGAACCTTCCCCACTTGTTCTATGATAGTCATTGATGTCACGGGCTCAGTTTCCACCGTCTCTACAGAAAGGAGTTCCTCCGTCACTATTCGTTCTGAAGTGTTGTGTATTTCCTTGAGATGCCTCCTCAGCTCATTTCCTTGCATAAACCACAAGTCACATAAGGTACAATGGTTGGGTTTATCTCCTGTTTGTATTACCAAGTGACCTTGAACTGGTCCCAGCTGTTAAATACACTGTTACAGACCTGACATTCAGAaagcttctttcttccttttttagccCCCACACCAGATTGACATGCAGTCAGATGACATTTGAGTGTGCTATTCCTAGCAAAACGTTCATGGCAATTTGGACATTCAAAAGGCTTTTCACCTGTATGTTTGGGAAGGTGCTCTTTAAAACGCCCAAAATGGTCGAACTGTTTGTCACAGTACTGGCatatgtgaatttttttccctgGACGTTGTTTCTTGCTGGCTCCACCTTCCTCAAGGTGGTAACAGGTGAGGTGTTGTTTCCATGCGCTTTCCCGAAGATACCTTTTATTGCATATGTCACACTTGAAACTCTCAGTGGAGTGTGATTTCATGTGTTCCTGTTTGCTTGTGGGACCAGATGCACAGCCATCTTCTTCTTGAATCTGCCCTTTTCTATCACCCTGACGGTACTTGCTGGTAATATCAGCCAACAAAGCCAAAGCAGAATCATCAGAGGAACCAGTGCTCTGTATGTATTTTATAGACTGTTCTGCAGAAGCTACTTCTTCTAGAGTTTCTAGGCCATCTTCTACTTCAATTGTCCCTTCAGTAATCTCCACCTCAATTTCCACAGGCTCTGACTCTGAAGAGGGTAACGATTCAGTGATAACATTGGAAGTTTCAGCAATCTTCctcttttttgcttcattttttcctgCAGTTGTATTTTCCTCTAGTGGTGAGGAATTTTCTTTGTTCCTAACTTCGAGTGCTTTGATGGCTTCCAGCATCTGAAGAAATTCTGCTGCTTTCCATACATCATTTGCTTCTTCTTCACCTTGTATCATTAGTTTTGCTGTGTATGTGAACTCAATCAAATGAGGAAAAGCCATGTTACTTACACCTTCTATTTCCACCAAAGGTTCCTGAGTAAAGTCTTGAAAGAATTTGTAGAAGAACTGACTGCAAGCAGCCAAAACAGCTTTGTGGGCTTTAAAATGGTGACCATCCACTATCAGAGTGATGTCAGTAAACTGGTCCTGATCCCGCTGCTCATTCAATCGGTCCAGAATCATTTTATGATGTTCAGGAAACTCTTGAATGCATTCCATCGTTTCCTCAGCCTCCATGGCCAGGCGAGATGCTCTAATTGGAGCCCTCCTGGGCGGGCGGCCGGGCGGGCGTGGGGGCGGCCGGGGACCTGGAGGCTCGTGGGTCCCCCACAGAGCAATTCCGGGGCGGCAGCGGAGGGCCCCGGGCGAGCCGCTAAGGGCTCGCCAAGCCCTATCCGCCAGGCCCTGGGGGTCCCGTCGCGCCCGCCAGGGACCCGGTCCAGCCCGCGGCCCACAAGGACTCCTGggtctcctccccctcctcccccgccCCGACcagtattattttgttttgataacTCCTTTTTAATGTCACAATGCATGGttactttttttttggaaatttttgaaataataattaaaatgtcatttcacAGTTTAAGTGGTTATGTGATTACATATTGAGCCTGGTTCTCTCTCCTCCCAATGGAGGCGGAGATGTGGTGATGGGACAGCAGGCTGTCATGGGACATTTTGCACGTTACTATATTGAGAGAGAATGGCCACCCTGCTCTTCCAAAATACCCCATTCCCaaaatctctcctcttttccaaCAATCCTGTCAAGTTGAACCACTCTATCGGCTGATGCagcctcttttctcattttctcattttcagagTGTTTGTCTTCTGCAGGCTGTgataaggattttttcccctttttattggTATAATGCAGTTTCAAAAAGAAATTGTGCCGTGTTTCTCCTTTATAAGCAAGATTAAACCTACAAAACTGAATACTGTTCACTAAGTTTACCCACTGATCTCTTAGCTACTAGATAAGTAATATACTCATTGTTATCCTCTCAGCCACCGGGCTCTAAATCTAGAAAGTGTTTAGCATAAGTAATACATATTAAAATGTCAATAAACTGTCTGTGGTATTTGAGACCTAGTTAGCATTTTTATTGAACTCCTGTGTTAGCATTTTCAGAAATGGACTTTTATTAATTACCAATTTAAATCCATACTTTGATACCACAGGTCACTATTAAATGGGTCATTTCAGCATTAATAGCTCTTACCAAGTGCAATACTTCAATTTCAGCAGAATCCAGTGTTAATAATTAAAGTGTGCATGTACCACAACCTATTTATCATGGTAACTAGATAGCACAAGGCATTAACATGGTGCAGCTCTTAATGAAAGACAGCATTCCACTCCATTGCTGTTTTCAATAACACTTACATATTCCATAATCTAGTCTAATTAAAGGAAAGTGGTTATTTAcctgtcagaaaaaaaataataattttagaactCCAAAGTAACCTGGGGAGATATAATTGCTAAATTTTCTACTTGACTCCGTGGGAGATTTTGCATAGAAattattgatattgtttcattagTTCTGGAAAATCTGCTGTCACTCTCATAGTTAAAGAGCTGACAATATTTCTAGTATGGATATATGCATTTCATGAAAGTCATGAAGGATAAACATGGAATTTGATGCAGGCAGCACGTTTTTAAGGAAGGAGCCCTGGATTTgatggaagacttgggttcaaatcctgattctgttattttttgagttgcatgacCTGAGGGAATTCATGTAAGCTTTCTGAGTCTCTGTTTCTGCAGctgcaaaatgagaaaatggagctgAATAGATTGCCTCTTCTAGATTATAATTCtatactttttctttcctttacctcATAACCTTTGCTATCCTAATCCttctaaataaaacattaaactCTAGGCATGAAAAGACTTAATAAATGGAATAGAAATTGACTCTGTCTTTAACCCTCTGCTTGAGATCTGGACCGCAGTTTTctacttctcaaaataataatcataataaactAGATGATCATcactaagacaattccaaatgaaaCAAAATTCACAATAAGTGTTTAATAACCTGTCTAAATGAACTAATATTTTGTCTTGTTCTCCTCCATGTCCCAGCTCTATACAAATACATTTTATGAGAAGAATATCTCACCCTCCCCACTCCATTTCCCTTTCACTACTCTACTTTTGGCATAGTTGTCAAACTCTTCACATTTGACATGGAAGGAAGTCTGCTTTGGTCCCCAGGAGTGTGTTCTAGATTGTAATTGAAATGGACTGTCATGTGGGCAGCTTGCATGGTGATAATTGGACCTGGATCTAATATCTCATTTTTATGGGCCATTACAAtgattataaaacaaacaaacaaatatgaagTGTCCCTTTTTTCTAACAAGGCAAAGGCATATTATGTTATTATGGCATGTGTGATTCCCTTTTTACTTACtaacctttttaaaattaataatacttaacccaatttaaaaaaaatgctaacttattttaaaagaaatgatcatGATTTGTACTTTAGATGAAactatttgctctgttgttttgagcacatttctatttcttatgttCAGAAAAATCACAAGTATAGTTCTAGTGAAGAAACTTTGTAAGCCAGAAATAAggccttttaaataaaaaaaagttaaaacaaaatatgACAAAGTATCACATTAAAATAATAACCAAAGGGATCTTAATTTTTCAATGTCCATCTAAAAATTCAGATAATAATATAGGCATCTTTGTCCATTTTTATGATTCTTGTTTATGTCACCCACTCAATTTTTTGAGGGATTTCCTTGAGTTCTGCTGAAGTTGATAGATTATCAGTTGAACCAATGGTCTGTTTATTGGTTATTCCTCATTCTTACCAGGCAAACAATAATCTACTTTTTGGATTATACATTTTTGAATAATATCTTTTGTACCCCTTCTTCAGAATTCCTTGTTTGTAATAGTTCAAACATATTTTAATGAGAGTATAGTattaaatttatatgaaaatatatttattgatcaaGTCATTATTTATTAGCCAAAGCTGTTTAGTATTCTTAGATTCATTGTAGCATTAAAATgccataataaaattatattccattttatctctacatctgaaaagaaaaaaagacttgtttGAGTTTAGgattttttattccttctcatAGAAACACTTTCAAATTGAAATGGCTGCTGCCCTAGAAAGGAAAAATGTAGAGTCATCTAATTTAAGAACTCGGATGTTTAAAAAGCATAGCTTTTCCTCTAAGATAcatggggaaatattttatagTTCATGAATCTCTtgcctttgaaattttttttaacttcatatcTATCAAGTGACCAACTTACTACCAAAGAAAATGTCAAGAAACTTGCTATTATTGAAATAGTGATAAGAGGACTGAAGGCAGACTACTATCACTATATGTAAGTAGTTACATATGTGTGTAAAAATAGCACCTTATTACTCCTAGGTCAGTAAGTATTGCCACAATTCAGAATTGATTTCACACATCCCTTTTTGATGGCctcaagtcaaatttttttctggGACAAAGTATCCAGGGTTTATACTAAGGAATCATTTGCTTTCTCTCTTGACAAATCTGATTAtcttaaatgaaaggaaaattctgATATTAACTACCAAGGTTTCAATTGAATAACTAAAACTAAAAGGTTCGTaatttagaaacaattttgattttttacaaCATTTCCCTTTTAATTCAATTTGATTCTCAGCATAGCCTAATGTCAGTTATAGTAAACAAGACTccaaggttttattttatttttctttatttctttcccacTTCACAGGCTACAGATGAATTTCCTCTGCAggaaaatattttcccacagtacTAACTATTTTCAATCTGGCTTCAAGGTTTGTAGCTTACTTTTTGGATTAGTTCTGGTGCATACTGTTCAAATTCAGATACAGCACAAACCATTCTACCTTAGCAATATAAATCATAGCTTTTCATGGTCACCAAGTTTAAGAAACCAAAtttcaaggaaggaaaaattttCTTGTCTATTGAGTAAATTGTGACCTTTATCTCTAAAGCAGTACCCAAGTTAAGAAGATATAATTCATCTGCTTTATAACAGCTGGACCAAGGATAGAGAAATTGACTCTAAAGCCATGCCTTattcaagaataaaaaaaaattacaaaaaaaactttctgtttttaaataaagtacattattcagtttccttattccattatatttttttaaaaaatgcttgattTGCCACCTAAATGATGGAGAAAAgtaacataaatattaaatagttTTAACATATTTCAATTCAATATACCTTCCTTTTTAATCTCGCATTCACTCCATAATATATTCTGGCATGAAAACATGCTACCAATCTGCAGACACACGTATAAACATGCATTCTTGAAGGCTTATAAATGGGGACAACCTATTAGAATTCATTAGAATTCTATTAGTAAGTTTCATCTTCTTGGTTTTGTAGAATCATTTGCAAGGGTAAATAAGTATCTCTGGTGCTTATAACATCTAAAATGTGCAAGTATAGTAAAAGACTGAAAGtgaattaagaaaattaaagcaaGGGCTGCTGGTCACATATCCCAATCTTGAATGTCTCCTTAACTTACTAGACTTGAAGAAAGCATTCTAATTGCAGTtgcttttcctgatctccccacTGCATCCCAGGGAGGGGGTCAAAGCTGCTGCCAAACTTTAAGTGTTTGTAACCATGGCAGCTGCCAGGGCAGGCACTCATTCAGGTGAGAGCTGCCCAGAACAAGTTGCAGCTGAGACAGTCacaagtcttttaaaaatgaaactggcTATTAACAGAATGGCAGAAGATTAAGAATCAGGAAGAGAGGAGCAGCCAGGTATCTCAGGAAACAAATCACCAAGCTGGGAGcctgaaagaactgagttcaattttggcctcagacacttcctaagtgaCTTGTGGAAAGTCAATTAAGCCCATTTTCCTATCCCTTTGCATTTTTGTCTCTTAATTGttcctaagacaaaaagtaagggttaaaaaaaggaatcagTAATAGCGTTCTCCAGTGGAATAAAACAAACTTCCATGTAATGTAACTGGTCAATAAAATTCTGAAAAAGCTCTGGAAGTGATGTATTTGCATTATCTAAGCAAATCTAAGGAAATCAAACTTTGATGAGAGTAAATTTAGGACAAATAAATTCAGTGTATACCATAGTAGGTAGAAAGTTTATGAAGCTTGTTACATTAAAGGTTGTAAAGTCTAAAAAAGGGATTAGGTGAATTATTAGATGATTTAAGCCaatatcattaaagaaaataaccaCTTTCTGGGGACATTCATTCACCAAACACATCAAATAAATCCTAGATACTGTAATAGGAGCCCTAGGATATTCCTAACTTCTTAAGATTGAAATCTTTGCAATAGCTATTATGTTATGaaatattattgatatggttatCAGTGAAGACACTGAGTCAACCAAGCTAAGTGAACCATAATTTTCACCCAAAATagtaatttttgttcttttaataaaaatctcatgataCGTAGCATCAAGTTGTAGGCTTACAGTAAGAAATCAAATTGCTCCCTACAATTCAATGTAAGTTGGGTGAGACACAGGCTTCAGTTTGGCCAGCAGAGCTGGAAAAGGAGATATCTAAAGAATGACAGCTTTTACTACTCTGAACATCTTGTTGCTTTGGATGCTGGAAAATTACAATGCTTTCTGTAATCCTCCCTGAATCCCATGCTGACACCATGCCATGAATTCCTTTAGCTCACAGTACTAGGATGAAACCCCCATTGCACAGAAGACAGTTGCTTCAGGGACTAGAGTCACATTTAGTCATTAACTATATTTGTTGCCCCAACTATGTAACAGAATCAATAAAAGCCTTGAGTTGTTTTTCAGGAACTTAATCCTATATTCATCAAGacatattttataaattcatctgtatttttctaattgtagTATCTTActttactatatttctttttctcatt
Protein-coding regions in this window:
- the LOC123239988 gene encoding LOW QUALITY PROTEIN: zinc finger protein 131-like (The sequence of the model RefSeq protein was modified relative to this genomic sequence to represent the inferred CDS: inserted 1 base in 1 codon); the protein is MEAEETMECIQEFPEHHKMILDRLNEQRDQDQFTDITLIVDGHHFKAHKAVLAACSQFFYKFFQDFTQEPLVEIEGVSNMAFPHLIEFTYTAKLMIQGEEEANDVWKAAEFLQMLEAIKALEVRNKENSSPLEENTTAGKNEAKKRKIAETSNVITESLPSSESEPVEIEVEITEGTIEVEDGLETLEEVASAEQSIKYIQSTGSSDDSALALLADITSKYRQGDRKGQIQEEDGCASGPTSKQEHMKSHSTESFKCDICNKRYLRESAWKQHLTCYHLEEGGASKKQRPGKKIHICQYCDKQFDHFGRFKEHLPKHTGEKPFECPNCHERFARNSTLKCHLTACQSGVGAKKGRKKLSECQVCNSVFNSWDQFKXHLVIQTGDKPNHCTLCDLWFMQGNELRRHLKEIHNTSERIVTEELLSVETVETEPVTSMTIIEQVGKVHVLPLLQVQVDSAQVTVEQVHADLLEDNQVQGTQVEELPEQVQVSYLEVGRIHTEEGTEVHVEELHVERVNQMQMEAQDDLLEDADLEQGDPEIMDQGELEESKESQADAAEASKEDHGQGEDLKTEPMVDGQTLKTQT